A stretch of the Geovibrio thiophilus genome encodes the following:
- a CDS encoding DUF116 domain-containing protein, protein MADSSRVLKLTRLFLIKAVFPLVLAAGRLLKTDRDTISARLIELNNRIVMRIVKARKPERAIILLPHCLQNENCELKITSGIYKCERCGRCDIEKLASAGERYNLSINIATGGSSALRLIEEAKPQIIAAVACERDLISGIRDIYPIPVIGICNRRPDGPCRNTRVDAGDVEDVLRQLGGM, encoded by the coding sequence TTGGCTGATTCCTCCCGAGTTCTGAAGCTGACAAGACTTTTTTTGATAAAAGCCGTCTTCCCTCTGGTTCTCGCTGCGGGAAGGCTGCTCAAAACGGACAGAGATACGATTTCTGCGAGACTGATCGAACTGAACAACCGCATTGTAATGCGTATTGTGAAGGCAAGGAAGCCGGAACGGGCTATAATTCTCCTGCCTCACTGTCTCCAGAACGAAAACTGTGAACTGAAAATAACCTCCGGTATCTATAAATGTGAGCGGTGTGGCAGGTGCGACATAGAAAAGCTTGCATCCGCCGGAGAAAGATATAATTTATCAATAAACATAGCCACAGGCGGCTCGTCCGCTTTAAGGCTTATTGAGGAAGCTAAACCTCAGATTATTGCAGCCGTTGCCTGTGAGCGGGATTTGATAAGCGGCATCAGAGATATATACCCCATACCGGTAATAGGAATATGCAACCGCCGCCCTGACGGTCCCTGCCGCAATACCCGTGTGGACGCCGGCGATGTTGAGGATGTGTTAAGGCAGCTCGGCGGGATGTGA
- the fmt gene encoding methionyl-tRNA formyltransferase has product MKIIFMGTPETAVPTLKAIVEKGHEVLLVVTQPDKPKGRSSAPMPTPVKEYALSAGLRVTQPEKLKNNEEFMSLLESLEADFLVVVAYGRILSERVLKSPKKAPINVHFSLLPKYRGAAPVNWAIVNGEADTGVTTMLMDVGLDTGDMLMKAVTPIKRKTTEDLLAELAVTGAELLIETIDTFDTITPEKQNDAEHTYAPMIKKEDGLIDWSKSAEEIERMIRGFQPWPVAYSMLDGQMFKLFAADIAENCDKPAGTIFDITKKSFSVACGRDALIVKELQAEGKKRMPAASFLSGFKLEEGKAFG; this is encoded by the coding sequence ATGAAAATAATATTCATGGGAACGCCGGAAACAGCCGTGCCTACCCTTAAAGCTATAGTTGAGAAAGGGCATGAAGTGCTCCTCGTGGTAACTCAGCCCGATAAGCCCAAGGGCAGAAGCTCCGCCCCTATGCCCACACCTGTCAAGGAATACGCACTGAGCGCAGGCTTAAGAGTAACCCAGCCGGAAAAGCTCAAAAATAACGAAGAGTTCATGAGCCTGCTGGAAAGCCTTGAGGCTGATTTCCTCGTGGTCGTGGCATACGGCAGAATACTCTCCGAGCGTGTCCTGAAATCACCGAAAAAGGCGCCGATCAACGTCCACTTCTCTCTCCTGCCCAAATACAGGGGCGCTGCACCCGTTAACTGGGCTATAGTAAACGGGGAAGCGGATACAGGCGTAACCACAATGCTCATGGATGTTGGGCTCGACACGGGTGATATGCTGATGAAGGCGGTTACCCCGATTAAGCGCAAAACCACTGAGGATCTTCTGGCGGAACTCGCCGTAACAGGCGCTGAACTGCTTATCGAAACCATAGATACGTTTGACACGATCACGCCTGAAAAGCAGAACGATGCCGAACACACCTACGCGCCGATGATTAAAAAAGAGGACGGGCTCATAGACTGGAGCAAAAGCGCGGAAGAGATAGAGAGAATGATTCGGGGCTTTCAGCCTTGGCCTGTGGCTTACTCCATGCTGGACGGACAGATGTTTAAGCTCTTCGCCGCGGATATTGCCGAAAACTGCGATAAGCCGGCGGGCACAATATTTGACATAACCAAGAAGAGCTTCTCCGTTGCCTGCGGCAGGGACGCCCTTATCGTGAAAGAGCTTCAGGCGGAAGGGAAAAAGCGTATGCCCGCAGCCAGCTTCCTCAGCGGGTTTAAGCTGGAAGAAGGAAAAGCGTTTGGCTGA
- a CDS encoding TetR/AcrR family transcriptional regulator, producing MTKKAKILKSAAKLFAEKGFNDTSTCEVAEAAGVAHGTVFYHFKSKEGLLSAMYESLIDEYMTGLKSVSAFAENGLKGVESMLFFHSVFADKYRSEFTVMHRDMPSFLCEKTCGWYKKMTDNSKKSISIIADAIRRGQADGSISNELEPETSALTLKALLTGMTRMKYLSMVDTAYDFKGAAEFCLSALRNREE from the coding sequence GTGACAAAAAAAGCGAAGATACTCAAATCAGCGGCAAAGCTTTTTGCCGAAAAAGGGTTTAACGATACCAGCACGTGCGAGGTGGCGGAAGCTGCGGGAGTGGCGCACGGCACTGTGTTTTATCATTTCAAGAGTAAGGAAGGTCTGCTTTCCGCCATGTATGAGAGCCTGATAGACGAATACATGACAGGGCTGAAAAGTGTTTCCGCATTCGCTGAAAACGGGCTGAAGGGTGTGGAATCAATGCTCTTCTTCCATTCGGTCTTTGCGGATAAATACAGGTCGGAGTTCACTGTAATGCACAGGGACATGCCCTCCTTCCTCTGCGAAAAGACCTGCGGCTGGTACAAAAAAATGACTGACAACAGCAAAAAATCCATAAGCATCATAGCGGACGCAATCAGGCGCGGACAGGCTGACGGCAGCATATCAAATGAGCTTGAGCCGGAAACGTCCGCCCTCACGCTCAAGGCGCTTCTCACGGGGATGACAAGGATGAAGTACCTGAGCATGGTTGACACTGCGTATGATTTCAAGGGAGCGGCGGAGTTCTGTCTCTCCGCTTTGAGGAACAGGGAGGAATAA